A single genomic interval of Eptesicus fuscus isolate TK198812 chromosome 10, DD_ASM_mEF_20220401, whole genome shotgun sequence harbors:
- the RPS18 gene encoding 40S ribosomal protein S18: MSLVIPEKFQHILRVLNTNIDGRRKIAFAITAIKGVGRRYAHVVLRKADIDLTKRAGELTEDEVERVITIMQNPRQYKIPDWFLNRQKDVKDGKYSQVLANGLDNKLREDLERLKKIRAHRGLRHFWGLRVRGQHTKTTGRRGRTVGVSKKK, encoded by the exons ATG TCTCTAGTGATTCCTGAGAAGTTCCAGCACATTTTGCGAGTACTCAACACCAATATCGATGGGCGGCGGAAAATAGCCTTTGCCATCACTGCAATTAAG GGTGTAGGGCGAAGATATGCTCACGTGGTGTTGAGGAAAGCAGACATCGACCTCACCAAGAGGGCAGGAGAGCTCACTGAGGACGAG GTGGAACGTGTGATCACCATTATGCAGAACCCACGCCAGTACAAGATTCCAGACTGGTTCTTGAACAGACAGAAGGATGTGAAAGACGGGAAATACAGCCAG GTCCTGGCCAACGGTCTGGACAACAAGCTTCGTGAAGACCTGGAGCGGCTGAAGAAGATTCGGGCCCACAGAGGGCTGCGCCACTTCTGGGG TCTTCGTGTTCGAGGCCAGCACACCAAGACCACAGGCCGCCGGGGTCGCACTGTGGGTGTGTCCAAGAAGAAATGA